One Streptomyces sp. NBC_00102 DNA segment encodes these proteins:
- a CDS encoding acyl-CoA thioesterase, which translates to MTKLANRPEDGTSPEGGDGVGDIPGKPTEASRTTLSHIMTGSDTNLLGTVHGGVIMKLVDDAAGAVAGRHSGGPAVTASMDEMVFLEPVRVGDLVHVRAQVNWTGRSSMEVGVRVMAERWNESTPAQQVGSAYLVFAAVDADGRPRPVPPVIPTTERDKRRHQEAQIRRTHRLARRRAIKELREKRAADGIDEG; encoded by the coding sequence ATGACAAAACTGGCCAATCGCCCCGAGGACGGAACCAGCCCCGAGGGCGGTGACGGCGTCGGTGACATCCCCGGCAAGCCGACCGAGGCGTCCCGCACCACCCTCAGCCACATCATGACCGGCAGCGACACCAACCTCCTGGGCACGGTGCACGGCGGCGTGATCATGAAGCTGGTGGACGACGCGGCCGGTGCCGTGGCCGGCCGGCACTCGGGCGGACCCGCCGTGACCGCCTCGATGGACGAGATGGTGTTCCTGGAGCCGGTCCGGGTCGGTGACCTCGTGCACGTACGCGCCCAGGTGAACTGGACGGGCCGCTCCTCGATGGAGGTCGGGGTGCGGGTGATGGCCGAGCGGTGGAACGAGTCCACCCCCGCCCAGCAGGTCGGCAGCGCCTACCTCGTGTTCGCCGCCGTCGACGCGGACGGCCGCCCCCGTCCCGTACCGCCGGTGATCCCCACCACCGAGCGCGACAAGCGGCGCCACCAGGAGGCCCAGATCCGCCGTACGCACCGGCTGGCCCGGCGCCGCGCGATCAAGGAGCTGCGCGAGAAGCGCGCCGCGGACGGCATCGACGAGGGCTGA
- a CDS encoding LCP family protein, with translation MSDRPGWTDDSDRYGRGSSAPEPEGARSMRRVQRPPAPQRAPQVPPQIPGRAPGQHQGQGRQGYGTPEAPRRDPYGQGDPYGQGGQAAPGYDGAYDSGYNTGQVYGSPQGPGQGPGHGPGGGGHGGRGGDGGYVQGRPAPDWRRRIKIGALALVVVVLAVSVSTYFWADSKLKREVDLSKVIDRPAEGEGTNYLIVGSDSREGMSAAEKKELHTGSAEGKRTDSMMILHNGSNGPTLVSLPRDSNVEIPSFVGSESGKKYEGTGRTVKLNAAYAEDGPELLVRTVEYNTGLHIDHYVEIGFGGFAKIVDAIGGVELDIPKAFKDKNSGADFQAGKQTLNGEQSLAFVRTRYAFAGSDLDRTKNQQKFLAALASQTATPSTLINPFKLYPVLGAGLDTLVVDKDMSLWSLARMFFAMKGVTGGDGTSMNIPLSGQSTSGGNLIWDKAKVKQLVEQLKNDDKVTVTGN, from the coding sequence ATGAGTGACAGGCCCGGATGGACCGACGACAGCGACCGCTACGGCCGGGGCAGCAGCGCCCCCGAGCCCGAGGGCGCGCGCTCCATGCGCCGTGTCCAGCGGCCCCCCGCCCCGCAGAGGGCGCCCCAGGTGCCGCCGCAGATACCCGGACGGGCACCGGGGCAGCACCAGGGGCAGGGACGCCAGGGGTACGGCACCCCCGAGGCCCCCCGGCGCGACCCGTACGGCCAGGGCGACCCGTACGGCCAGGGCGGCCAGGCGGCGCCCGGGTACGACGGCGCGTACGACAGCGGCTACAACACGGGCCAGGTCTACGGCTCGCCCCAGGGCCCCGGCCAGGGACCGGGCCACGGGCCCGGCGGCGGCGGCCACGGCGGACGCGGCGGTGACGGCGGTTACGTCCAGGGCCGGCCCGCGCCGGACTGGCGGCGCCGGATCAAGATCGGCGCGCTGGCCCTGGTGGTCGTCGTGCTGGCGGTCTCCGTCTCCACGTACTTCTGGGCGGACTCCAAGCTCAAGCGCGAGGTCGACCTCTCCAAGGTGATCGACCGCCCGGCCGAGGGGGAGGGCACCAACTACCTGATCGTCGGGTCCGACAGCCGCGAGGGCATGTCGGCAGCGGAGAAGAAGGAGCTGCACACCGGCTCCGCCGAGGGCAAGCGCACCGACTCGATGATGATCCTGCACAACGGGTCGAACGGGCCGACGCTGGTCTCGCTCCCCCGTGACTCGAACGTGGAGATCCCCTCGTTCGTCGGGTCCGAGTCGGGCAAGAAGTACGAGGGCACCGGCCGGACGGTGAAGCTGAACGCCGCGTACGCCGAGGACGGCCCGGAGCTGCTGGTGCGGACCGTCGAGTACAACACCGGGCTGCACATCGACCACTACGTCGAGATCGGCTTCGGCGGCTTCGCCAAGATCGTGGACGCCATCGGCGGTGTCGAGCTCGACATCCCGAAGGCCTTCAAGGACAAGAACTCCGGCGCCGACTTCCAGGCGGGCAAGCAGACCCTCAACGGTGAGCAGTCCCTCGCCTTCGTCCGTACCCGCTACGCGTTCGCGGGCAGCGACCTGGACCGTACGAAGAACCAGCAGAAGTTCCTCGCGGCCCTCGCGAGCCAGACGGCGACCCCGTCCACGCTGATCAACCCGTTCAAGCTCTACCCGGTGCTGGGCGCGGGCCTGGACACCCTCGTGGTGGACAAGGACATGTCGCTCTGGTCGCTGGCCCGGATGTTCTTCGCGATGAAGGGCGTCACCGGCGGCGACGGTACGTCGATGAACATCCCGCTCTCCGGGCAGAGCACCAGCGGCGGCAATCTCATCTGGGACAAGGCGAAGGTCAAGCAGCTCGTGGAGCAGCTGAAGAACGACGACAAGGTGACGGTCACCGGCAACTGA
- a CDS encoding SGNH/GDSL hydrolase family protein, translating into MARKFSKAGLAVTVALAATLATAGAVGAAGAADAGGGPGKDGSGRSATARARQAGTHWVNTWTSMPQLTEPNNMPPAPYNQDGKVLDDTTLRQTVHVSVGGKQVRLRFSNAFGGADLPLTSVSVALPAGGRAGASAIRPGTSRKVTFSGKASTVVPVGAQAVSDPLDFDVAAGTNLTVTVYLADGQASNSVTSHPGSRTTSYLLAGDHVRDEDLAGAASAAHWYFLSGVEVWSPDTTAAAVIVGDSLTDGRGSTTDANNRWPDQLLDRLRSRPDTASTAILNQAAGGNRVLDDGLGPNALSRVDRDVLAQSGVEWALVFEGVNDIGTAEATEAVQQRTADDLIAAYDQIIVRAHTQGIRVYGATLTPFGGNDPYDDPDGYREQARQKVNAWIRTSGRFDSVVDFDKAARDPQNPRELLPAYSDADHLHLNPAGYAALAAAVPARLFHQEPLPRGFGFN; encoded by the coding sequence ATGGCTCGAAAGTTTTCGAAGGCCGGTCTGGCCGTGACGGTGGCGCTCGCGGCCACCCTGGCGACGGCCGGTGCCGTGGGCGCCGCCGGGGCCGCGGACGCGGGAGGCGGCCCGGGGAAGGACGGGAGCGGGCGGAGCGCCACCGCGCGGGCACGGCAGGCGGGGACGCACTGGGTGAACACCTGGACGTCCATGCCGCAGCTGACCGAGCCGAACAACATGCCGCCCGCCCCCTACAACCAGGACGGCAAGGTCCTCGACGACACCACCCTGCGCCAGACCGTCCACGTGTCGGTCGGCGGGAAGCAGGTGCGGCTGCGGTTCTCCAACGCCTTCGGAGGCGCCGACCTGCCGCTCACCTCGGTGTCGGTGGCGCTGCCTGCCGGGGGAAGGGCCGGCGCGAGCGCGATCCGGCCCGGGACCTCGCGGAAGGTGACCTTCTCGGGCAAGGCCTCGACCGTCGTCCCGGTGGGTGCGCAGGCGGTCTCCGACCCGCTGGACTTCGACGTGGCGGCCGGGACGAACCTCACGGTGACCGTGTACCTGGCGGACGGACAGGCGTCGAACAGCGTCACCTCGCACCCCGGCTCCCGGACCACCTCGTACCTGCTCGCCGGTGACCACGTGCGGGACGAGGACCTTGCCGGTGCCGCCTCGGCCGCCCACTGGTACTTCCTGAGCGGCGTCGAGGTCTGGTCCCCGGACACCACCGCGGCCGCCGTCATCGTGGGCGACTCGCTCACCGACGGCCGGGGCTCCACCACCGACGCCAACAACCGCTGGCCCGACCAGCTGCTCGACCGGCTGCGCTCCCGCCCGGACACGGCCTCCACCGCCATCCTCAACCAGGCCGCCGGCGGCAACCGGGTGCTCGACGACGGCCTCGGCCCCAACGCGCTCTCCCGGGTGGACCGCGACGTCCTGGCGCAGAGCGGCGTCGAGTGGGCCCTCGTCTTCGAGGGCGTCAACGACATCGGTACGGCCGAGGCGACCGAGGCCGTCCAGCAGCGGACGGCCGACGACCTCATCGCCGCCTACGACCAGATCATCGTCCGGGCGCACACCCAGGGCATCCGGGTCTACGGCGCGACGCTGACGCCCTTCGGCGGCAACGACCCGTACGACGACCCGGACGGCTACCGCGAGCAGGCCCGGCAGAAGGTCAACGCCTGGATCCGCACCAGCGGCCGGTTCGACAGCGTCGTGGACTTCGACAAGGCGGCCCGCGACCCCCAGAACCCGCGCGAGCTTCTGCCCGCCTACTCCGACGCCGACCACCTGCACCTGAACCCGGCGGGCTACGCGGCACTCGCCGCGGCCGTCCCCGCCCGGCTCTTCCACCAGGAGCCGCTGCCCCGGGGCTTCGGCTTCAACTGA
- a CDS encoding acyl-CoA dehydrogenase, with amino-acid sequence MAGSTDFDLYRPAEEHEMLRETIRSLAEAKIAPFAAAVDEEGRFPQEALDALVAADLHAVHVPEEYGGAGADALATVIVIEEVARACASSSLIPAVNKLGSLPVILSGSEALKKKYLEPLAKGDAMFSYALSEPDAGSDAAGMKTKAVRDGDFWVLNGVKRWITNAGVSEYYTVMAVTDPTKRSKGISAFVVEKSDEGVSFGAPEKKLGIKGSPTREIYFDNVRIPADRMIGEEGTGFATAMKTLDHTRITIAAQALGIAQGALDYAKGYVQERKQFGKPIADFQGIQFMLADMAMKLEAARQLTYSAAAKSQRLDGDLTFFGAAAKCFASDVAMEVTTDAVQLLGGYGYTRDYPVERMMRDAKITQIYEGTNQVQRIVMARNLP; translated from the coding sequence TTGGCGGGTTCGACCGATTTCGACCTTTACCGTCCGGCCGAGGAGCACGAGATGCTCCGCGAGACGATCCGGTCGCTCGCCGAGGCGAAGATCGCCCCGTTCGCCGCGGCGGTGGACGAGGAGGGCCGCTTCCCGCAGGAGGCGCTGGACGCTCTCGTCGCCGCCGACCTGCACGCGGTCCACGTGCCGGAGGAGTACGGCGGCGCGGGTGCCGACGCGCTCGCCACGGTCATCGTGATCGAGGAGGTGGCCCGCGCCTGCGCGTCCTCCTCCCTGATCCCCGCGGTGAACAAGCTCGGCTCCCTCCCGGTGATCCTCTCCGGTTCCGAGGCGCTGAAGAAGAAGTACCTGGAGCCGCTCGCCAAGGGCGACGCGATGTTCTCGTACGCCCTCTCCGAGCCCGACGCGGGCTCCGACGCGGCCGGCATGAAGACCAAGGCCGTGCGCGACGGCGACTTCTGGGTCCTCAACGGCGTGAAGCGCTGGATCACCAACGCGGGCGTCTCCGAGTACTACACGGTGATGGCCGTCACCGACCCGACGAAGCGGTCCAAGGGCATCTCCGCGTTCGTCGTCGAGAAGTCCGACGAGGGCGTCTCCTTCGGCGCCCCGGAGAAGAAGCTCGGCATCAAGGGCTCCCCGACCCGCGAGATCTACTTCGACAACGTCCGCATCCCCGCCGACCGCATGATCGGCGAGGAGGGCACCGGCTTCGCGACCGCGATGAAGACCCTGGACCACACCCGCATCACCATCGCGGCCCAGGCGCTCGGCATCGCCCAGGGCGCCCTGGACTACGCCAAGGGGTACGTCCAGGAGCGCAAGCAGTTCGGCAAGCCGATCGCCGACTTCCAGGGCATCCAGTTCATGCTCGCCGACATGGCGATGAAGCTGGAGGCCGCCCGCCAGCTCACCTACAGCGCCGCCGCGAAGTCCCAGCGCCTCGACGGCGACCTGACCTTCTTCGGCGCCGCGGCCAAGTGCTTCGCCTCCGACGTCGCGATGGAGGTCACCACCGACGCCGTCCAGCTCCTCGGCGGCTACGGCTACACCCGCGACTACCCGGTCGAGCGCATGATGCGCGACGCCAAGATCACCCAGATCTACGAGGGCACGAACCAGGTCCAGCGCATCGTCATGGCCCGCAACCTGCCGTAG
- a CDS encoding UDP-glucose/GDP-mannose dehydrogenase family protein — MALRITVIGTGYLGATHAAAMAELGFEVLGLDVVPEKIELLSAGRVPMYEPGLEEILQKHVAGIPGSSGRLRFTTSWEEVGAFGDVHFVCVNTPQKHGEYACDMSYVDSAFASLAPHLTRPALVVGKSTVPVGSAARLAKVLAELAPVGADAELAWNPEFLREGFAVKDTLHPDRIVVGVASERSEKLLREVYAVPVAEGSPFVVTDFPTAELVKTSANSFLATKISFINAMAEVCEAADGDVVKLAEAIGHDERIGSKFLRAGIGFGGGCLPKDIRAFMARAGELGADQALTFLREVDSINMRRRGHMVELAREAVGGSSFLGTRVAVLGATFKPDSDDVRDSPALNVAGQIHLQGGQVTVFDPKGMDNARRLFPTLGYAETALDAVRGADVVLHLTEWREFRELDPEALGEVAAHRILLDGRNALDSAVWRAAGWTYRAMGRPTA, encoded by the coding sequence ATGGCCCTCAGGATCACTGTGATCGGCACCGGCTACCTCGGCGCCACCCATGCCGCGGCCATGGCCGAGCTGGGATTCGAGGTGCTCGGGCTCGACGTGGTGCCGGAGAAGATCGAGCTGCTCTCCGCGGGCCGGGTGCCGATGTACGAGCCGGGTCTGGAGGAGATCCTGCAAAAGCACGTGGCCGGGATTCCGGGCTCGTCCGGGCGGCTGCGGTTCACCACCTCCTGGGAGGAGGTGGGCGCCTTCGGCGACGTGCACTTCGTCTGCGTGAACACCCCGCAGAAGCACGGCGAGTACGCCTGCGACATGTCCTACGTGGACAGCGCCTTCGCCTCGCTGGCCCCGCATCTGACCCGCCCCGCACTGGTGGTCGGCAAGTCGACCGTGCCGGTCGGCTCGGCGGCCCGGCTGGCGAAGGTGCTGGCCGAGCTGGCGCCGGTGGGCGCCGACGCGGAGCTGGCCTGGAACCCGGAGTTCCTGCGCGAGGGCTTCGCCGTGAAGGACACCCTGCACCCGGACCGGATCGTCGTCGGGGTGGCGAGCGAGCGGTCCGAGAAGCTGCTGCGCGAGGTGTACGCCGTTCCGGTCGCGGAGGGCTCCCCCTTCGTGGTCACCGACTTCCCCACCGCCGAGCTGGTGAAGACCTCGGCGAACTCCTTCCTCGCCACCAAGATCTCGTTCATCAACGCGATGGCCGAGGTCTGCGAGGCGGCCGACGGCGACGTGGTGAAGCTGGCCGAGGCGATCGGCCACGACGAGCGGATCGGCTCGAAGTTCCTGCGGGCCGGTATCGGCTTCGGCGGCGGCTGCCTGCCCAAGGACATCCGGGCGTTCATGGCGCGCGCCGGTGAGCTCGGCGCCGACCAGGCGCTGACGTTCCTGCGCGAGGTGGACTCGATCAACATGCGCCGCCGCGGGCACATGGTGGAGCTGGCCCGGGAAGCCGTGGGCGGCAGCTCGTTCCTGGGCACCCGGGTGGCGGTGCTGGGCGCGACCTTCAAGCCCGACTCGGACGACGTACGCGACTCACCGGCGCTCAACGTGGCCGGTCAGATCCACCTCCAGGGCGGGCAGGTCACCGTCTTCGACCCGAAGGGCATGGACAACGCCCGCCGCCTCTTCCCGACCCTCGGGTACGCGGAGACCGCGCTGGACGCCGTGCGCGGCGCGGACGTGGTGCTGCACCTGACGGAGTGGCGCGAGTTCCGCGAGCTGGACCCGGAGGCGCTGGGCGAGGTCGCCGCGCACCGCATACTGCTGGACGGCCGCAACGCCCTGGACAGCGCGGTGTGGCGGGCGGCCGGCTGGACGTACCGGGCGATGGGCCGCCCGACCGCCTGA
- a CDS encoding dipeptidase: protein MDHANPTGHADQAEYLRRARDLLAVHPVVDGHNDLPWALREQTGYDLNARDIAQDQTGLLHTDLPRLRSGGVGAQFWSVYVRTDLAGDEAVSATLEQIDIVGEMQTRYPAHLRRALTADDMEAARTEGRIASLMGAEGGHSINNSLATLRALHTLGVRYMTLTHNDNLDWADSATDVARLGGLSEFGREVVREMNRCGMLVDLSHVSPGTMRDAIATSEAPVVFSHSSARAVCDHPRNVPDDVLLQLRDNGGVAMATFVPKFVLPAAVEWTLAADRNMREHGLHHLDTSPQAMRIHEDFEEANPRPFATVATIADHLDHMREVAGVDHIGIGGDYDGTAFLPQGLEDVSGYPNLIAELLRRNWSEADLAKLTWRNAVRVLRDAEAVARDLQFRRSPSHATIEQLDGKPQA, encoded by the coding sequence ATGGACCACGCGAACCCCACCGGCCACGCCGACCAGGCGGAGTACCTGCGGCGGGCCCGGGACCTGCTCGCCGTCCACCCCGTCGTCGACGGTCACAACGACCTCCCCTGGGCGCTGCGTGAGCAGACCGGCTACGACCTGAACGCCCGTGACATCGCCCAGGACCAGACCGGCCTGCTCCACACCGACCTGCCCCGGCTCCGCAGCGGCGGCGTCGGCGCGCAGTTCTGGTCGGTGTACGTCCGCACCGACCTCGCCGGAGACGAAGCGGTCAGCGCCACCCTGGAGCAGATCGACATCGTCGGCGAGATGCAGACGCGCTACCCCGCGCACCTGCGCCGGGCGCTGACCGCCGACGACATGGAGGCGGCCCGCACCGAGGGACGCATCGCCTCCCTGATGGGGGCCGAGGGCGGCCACTCCATCAACAACTCGCTGGCCACCCTCCGCGCCCTGCACACCCTCGGCGTCCGCTACATGACGCTGACGCACAACGACAACCTCGACTGGGCGGACTCCGCGACCGACGTCGCGCGCCTCGGCGGCCTCTCCGAGTTCGGCCGCGAGGTCGTCCGCGAGATGAACCGTTGCGGCATGCTCGTCGACCTGTCGCACGTGTCACCCGGCACGATGCGCGACGCCATCGCCACCAGCGAGGCGCCCGTGGTCTTCTCGCACTCCTCGGCCCGCGCCGTCTGCGACCACCCGCGCAACGTCCCCGACGACGTGCTGCTCCAGCTGCGCGACAACGGCGGGGTCGCGATGGCCACCTTCGTACCCAAGTTCGTCCTGCCGGCCGCCGTCGAGTGGACGCTCGCCGCCGACCGGAACATGCGCGAGCACGGGCTGCACCACCTCGACACCTCCCCGCAGGCCATGCGGATCCACGAGGACTTCGAGGAAGCCAACCCGCGCCCGTTCGCCACGGTCGCCACCATCGCGGACCACCTCGACCACATGCGCGAGGTGGCCGGCGTCGACCACATCGGCATCGGCGGCGACTACGACGGCACCGCGTTCCTCCCGCAGGGCCTGGAGGACGTCTCCGGCTACCCGAACCTGATCGCGGAGCTGCTGCGCCGCAACTGGTCCGAGGCCGACCTCGCCAAGCTCACCTGGCGCAACGCCGTCCGCGTGCTGCGCGACGCGGAGGCGGTCGCCCGCGACCTCCAGTTCCGCCGGAGCCCGTCCCACGCCACCATCGAGCAGTTGGACGGCAAGCCCCAGGCCTGA
- the purE gene encoding 5-(carboxyamino)imidazole ribonucleotide mutase: MTDPRTAPVVGIVMGSDSDWPVMEAAAQALDEFGIAYEVDVVSAHRMPREMIAYGEQAAGRGLKAIVAGAGGAAHLPGMLASVTPLPVIGVPVPLKYLDGMDSLLSIVQMPAGIPVATVSVGGARNAGLLAARILATGDEALRDRMTAFLGELNEQATEKGRRLRAKVEGTDTFGFGK, encoded by the coding sequence GTCGGCATCGTCATGGGCTCGGACTCCGACTGGCCCGTGATGGAGGCCGCCGCCCAGGCCCTGGACGAGTTCGGCATCGCGTACGAGGTGGACGTCGTCTCCGCCCACCGGATGCCCCGCGAGATGATCGCGTACGGCGAGCAGGCGGCCGGCCGCGGCCTGAAGGCGATCGTCGCGGGCGCCGGCGGCGCCGCCCACCTCCCCGGCATGCTGGCCTCCGTCACCCCGCTGCCCGTCATCGGCGTCCCGGTACCGCTGAAGTACCTGGACGGCATGGACAGCCTGCTCTCCATCGTGCAGATGCCCGCCGGTATCCCGGTGGCCACCGTCTCCGTCGGCGGTGCGCGCAACGCCGGACTCCTCGCCGCCCGCATCCTCGCCACCGGCGACGAGGCGCTCCGCGACCGGATGACCGCCTTCCTCGGCGAGCTGAACGAACAGGCCACCGAGAAGGGCCGCCGGCTGCGGGCCAAGGTCGAGGGCACCGACACCTTCGGCTTCGGGAAGTAG